The DNA window ttttaaaaaaaaaaaaaagtttaaagttttttttctttcgtctttttcattttttctctatgtgttttgtctctatgtgcttgtcgtctcttacaaatggtaccaaggtatatcgttcttcaaagactgatcccctttttagatcgattattaaagactattgtgagtccaagcttctaaggaggatataagaccacaattcagcttaacaagcagtccgtctgaaacgaactgcaataagccaacgattgtgagtccaagcttccaaggaggatacaagaccacaattcagcttaacaagcacttcgtctgaaacgaactgcattaagccaacgattgtgagtccaagcttctcaggaagatacaagaccacaattcggcttaagaaataagcacttcgtctgaaacgaactgcaataagggaaagtccgatccacgcgataaacctcgccgaattaggacgaccaagttcggtcaaagaagtttacctcataagaccgaggacgaccatgtctagtcaaagaggtttactgcataagaccacttcggttaactgggaaagtccgatccacgcgataaaactcgccgaattaggacaagggaaagttcgatcccggcgacaaaaatcgccaaattagaacacaaaccaagtccggtcaaagaagtttccttcataagatcaaagacgagtccggtcaaagaagcttacttcaaagtccaaatacgagtccgatcaaagaagctcacttcataagaccgatgacgagcacgatgaaattgtttcgctgaactgtaagtaagcagtgataaaagcgaaaggaaaaaatttcatttattaaatctcgttcggcagacaattcagctcccctacgagaaggcattacgccattacaaaggactattctactgtcctcggttgctaaagttaagccacctatctgcaaaatcctctggaagccgagttcggttgttccgagcagatgaagaataagcaggtcgacgagatgctatcctcgacccaacacctcttccgcgagccccagaagctctaacccctcggcgatgaagagtctctgcaataagcatctgctgatcttgctcgctcatagtcacaactcctcggcgaatttcagtccgtccctgtcttgacgattccggttgctcctgagcccgttctcgtcttgacgtttccggctgttccggagttcgttgttgacttggagtaggattttgaacaagggaaccagaggcttgatctggagtgcgagcatctgttggcgggaaatgcctaaggaatctctcgattgagggacgccgggaaagaatgatgtcgtaccgagaagcccagcgccgtaatgatttcacaacttgttggcaagccgagctctccagcgcattgttcctccggagtacatgatattcctcccacagttcgtcaactcgactctgaacatctgatatggtcactcccccgcgcacacggatgtaatcctcgtacgcagtcctctcagcaatggtcgtattcagctcggcctccagatccttcttatcggactctaagtccttattatcggcctccagcttcactaaacgagccagaagctcgtcattcttcgtctgatcggctatagctcttttctcagcttcgtctaaagccgaagagtacagccgtttccagtgaagtatctccatctccttgagtacaaagcagctatattagttcggcagctgtaccgagcagatagtaaaatacaacaggaataaaggcgagtacgaaaagctatacgaagacaagtgtagagaatttttcgttcacaaggaaaattttttacactaggagggcttcaaggccattttacaaggaagaaactagactaagagaagggagacgaaatcatacaccgccagcttcgtctccggctcctcggcctggttcagcttctttctcctgagctacctcagcctcggcctcgcatcctgccggcctcgcctccgcctcctgatcggcttccttctccggatgcccggcccgctcgacttcggcctcccgctccagcggctcggcctcaccctctccgttgtaagtcgaagcgggtgaaacgggtcccacggaggcaaagatagcctccaggttctcgtcccgatcagctcgacaactccggactcggtctgcagaaagcaggaccgaggatgaagcgagctcctcaaggagcggcagattctgaagccgagctgctatctctcggctgtacagaggcagcacgacgtcggccccctgctcgcccttatcggtaattagccttaccagactaccgacaaaggccgagaactggctgctcaaaaagagtttctccgtgtaaacacggagagcctccccctgggcagccacggcggcagcctccttctgagcctcccggtgcttcgtctgctcttgcaggatgatgagctggtttttggctgaccgggcttcatcctgagccgagatcctagcagctcgggccctctcaaatttggcctcagcctgttcggccagactacgagcaagatgcaacttcttctgcatctcctcgtagtcgtgggatgctttggagagctccacggagacgagcttggctctctgaagatgaacaaggaaaaaaactcaacagaatggccatcaaaaaatgtggaaaagaagccaagtcagaaagcttacctccacaaaattcgtcggccattgaaaaggctcagggacgtgttccgggatgtctgcaaccacctcggagatgaccaggtctttccccggcactcttggggactcatgaaatttccccttccctttagccgaacacggctccggctctttcggatccgaagaagaggttttttgcctcttcggattcttctcggcttcagacgccgagcgaggggctctctgcctctccggctccacaagctcggaggactttcggatagccttattcaacatgtacactgccaaaaagcaagaaagccaggttagttttcttcgttaaagcagtagagcataaagataaagagaaatcctcaccctcggcctcttcgtccgaagacgagatgtcgaacacgacgtcgcccttgacgagctcagactccgtgtattgtttcctaactatgggaatcttgttgagctcgccatcgagctcgtccaacggttcaggccgaggatgacggataacggacttcggccctctccagggaaaactaggagccgcggtcctatcatagtagaagaagcggttttgccacttcggccacttcgttttacaaagggccctaaagggctgtacagggatcaagtaaaaccaagaccccttcctcttaaattgaaagaatttaaggatcgccttcaaagacaaatcccttcctaacttacggagttcagcagcgaaggccgacaagtgcctccaagagttcggagtcacctggcctaaaggaagctgaaaaaaatctagtaaatctataaaggcagaagggagggggaaacgaagcccgcattctaagcaggcctcgtacacggtggcgtaaccctccggcggggagtcagccctatgatcaccgtcaggtaccaccgccttccccccaggaaaaaagtatttttcgggtagggatatcacagtatccttactcaaaatactatggaaatactctacggtcttctccccggactctttctggccagaagaccccttaccgcctctcctaccgctacccgactccgaagaagaagaagaagacatttttcttactttttgaaggtgaagaaagtctgaagaaattcttgaaagtggagagagaattttcgcaaaaaagagagagtgcagaagaagcagtcgcaaaagtgcttcaatgatgaagaaaggaggtatttatcagattcggcgaagatttcaaaatcgtcgcaccgtttcgaatcccaccttttcaggattcaacggccggattttactgtcgcatttaatgcaaggcacgtcccctgacatcagcctcccccttgcctttatccagaatgccgaagtgactcacttcgccgaagtgattcacttcgcccttcggggggggtagtgatggggtgcgtactaaacaagcccaacagcaatgacggcccattagcccaaagcccaaggaagagtatgagttcggcattaccaaagagttcggcctcagcctacagctcggtaaaagccaaccaatcaagctctgctctcaggtcggcatcaagttctactctcagatcggcaaccaaagcagttcggtctcagtattcgaccgaacaaagagttcggcctcagcctacagctcggtaaaagccaaccaatcaagctctgctctcaggtcggcatcaagctctactctcagatcggcaaccaaagcagttcggtctcagtattcgaccgaacaaggagttagtggacccatacaggatttccacaacttccaacacacccactaccacgtggtgtcaactcaggccacgatcgtaggccatgacctacgctacatccacgatcttaggccatgacctccacgacatccacaaccatcattagtggtgatgcaagccacgatcttagttcaatgtataaatagaacttagatcagatagaaaaaggttaagctctctagagataaaatatcatatagcaagtctgtgttgtaagctgtaatcccagatcaagcaatacaatcttgccctcccttcttcccgtggacgtagatttacttcagtaaatcgaaccacgtaaattctttgtgtcgtagtcttcattctctaccagcatttactaacatcagaaattcgcggatccatcaagaAGGTTCTGGATCAATTTACTCAAATAATTagaataattttaatataacgAGTTAACTATAGTTCTTAATCTTTATCAGTTTAGTAAAAGGAAATACTACAAGAATTGTTATCCATAGAGAAGTTAAAATATATTTGGGCTTCTCAGTATATCAAAAGCAAATATTTAACGGGCCTATATTTAGCCCAACTCCACAAACAACACATATAAAACCCTGACCTCAAATCTAGGGTTTAGAACCTTCAGCTGCTGCCTTCATCGCTCTATCCATCTTCCACTCCGCAAAGCAGCCATGGTAATCTCTCGTTTCCGTGCTTAATTTAGTGTTTGCTGTTCATTGTTTGCTAATCAATGAATTAATTGCTGCAGATCATATCGGAGAAGAACAGGAGAGAGATCTCCAAATACCTCTTCCAAGGTTCGTTTTAGTTTATTCAAATCGATTCAGCATTTTATGAGctttgtttttacttgttttaTTATTTGTTAAGCGCGGTAAATAGATAATTAGCTATGAATTTCATTAATCTATTATGTTTAGCGAATTTTGTTGTTaagttatttttttgttaagcGCGGTTCAGGGATAGTCAGCTATGATTTTCCTTAATCTATTATGTTTAAATAACTTAGTTTATAAGTTATTTTTTGTTAATCTATGAATTAACTGAATATCTAATGTTTAAAGGAACGTTGTTTTTAAGTTATTTCTGTTAAGCTGCAATGAGTTAACTGAATGTATTATGTTTAATAGAGGGTGTGTGCTATGCGAAGAAGGACTACAACCTAGCGAAGCACCCTGATATCGATGTCCCGAATCTGCAGGTGATTAAGCTTATGCAGAGCTTTAAGTCGAAGGAGTACGTGCGTGAGACCTTTGCCTGGATGCACTACTATTGGTATCTGACCAATGATGGAATTGAATTCCTCCGCACATACCTCAACCTTCCATCGGAAATTGTCCCCGCCACACTCAAGAAGTCTGCCAAGCCCCTCGGCAGGCCCATGGGTGGCCCCCCTGGTGATCGCCCTCGGTAATAACCACTGGCTCTCACATGGCATAAGGACTTCTGTCAAATCTATTTGGCTTGTTGGTTTATGTGCTTgacaattaatatttttttttgtgttttcgtAGTTGGTTTTTGTTTCCACATGCCTTTTGTCTGGGAGATGCTTTAATTGCCATATAGTGAGCCTTTTGTTCAATGTAATTACTGGTCATGTCGCCTTCTCATGGTTTGAAATTTATTCACTGCAATATTAAGTTTGAGAGATAAAAACTAGTACAATATGTCTTTGTGTTAGGAAAGTGAAGGATTTGTAGTCAATTAAGTTGCTTTTTTACATGAGTGTGCTTTGTGTTTCATATGATTCTCAAAATGTGATCTTGTATTGTTAATAACATATTTGTGATCTAATGATATAGTGGACCACCAAGATTTGAGGGCGACAGGCCTCGTTTTGGTGACCGTGATGGATACCGTGGTGGACCAAGAGGCCCAGCTGGAGAATTCGGTGGGGAGAAAGGTGGAGCTCCTGCTGACTTCCAACCTTCATTCAGGGTAAGTTTTGTAAGTATAGGTATTTTGCTAAATTATGCGCCTTAATTTAGTACATGGACAATTTTAAGTAACTTGGTTAGCTTACAGCAAATCAGTCTATTAACTGGAGTGTAGTTTTAAtcctagtactattatttaaggTGTGCGCCTTCTACTAGGTCATGTCTAGTGTTTGCTGCCATTTCTTGCTAATGTTACTAGTAGTTATGATTCATCGAAAAAATACAATTGAAAAGATGTATTTTATATTCTATGTAGTATTCTTTATCCTTGATGATCAATCTTTCTCTGTCCTCATATCTCTGCCTCTGTTTTCCGCTATCTTTCAGTTTTTATGTTCATTTTCCTTATTATGTTGATATGTTTAGATAAAActaaaagcatttggtttttgGATATTAGGAATTTAGGCCAAATGAATTTGAGGTGTGCTTTGGTGGTTGTTTTGAAATTGTTCcataattttgattttcataTGGTATATGCTGCTACGCAGGGTGGGAATGGTGGCGGGCGTCCGGGTTTCGGCCGTGGTGCTGGTGGCTTTGGTGGAGCACCTTCAAGCTAAACTCCTTTGTCTGTTCTTTAATTCATAGTTTTTAATAGAGTATTTTGTGAGCTGGAATTATGTCTAAGGATCACTTCTATTTTGCATGAGAATATATCCAATGTTTCTCTCTTTTCGGATATCATTAATGTtggtttttataattttgatttgtttctTCGTCTCATTTATTCGTATTTATCACTTTTtcttatttcaaataaatataattggtTAGTCTTATGGAAAATCTAAATTCAGTTAACTAAATATACCATTTGCCAAGTTAGCCCCTTATTTTTACTGTAATGATTTGTTCAATATATTCTGTAAGGCCCAAGTGACAAGCTATCCAAATTCATTACGATAATCTGACAATTGGGCATTCTCaattgtaataataatattagatGTATGTGATCTATATCCAGATTGTGTATTCTTTTGTACACAAATAATTATTGTCTGGGATTACATTTTATGTATAGTTGtgttatgattaaaaaaaataagcaggagaaataaaaagtagagatagatatatatttttcagaaaatgTCGTTTTTATTGGGATGTACCAATAAAAAAGAGGAAAGAAAGAGAACTAACTATAAAAAGTAGACATTTTTAGTACGATAAACTAAGAAAATATTTGATTTGTTAGTAACTATAACATTAGAATGTGTTTTGAGTCCGATTTGGGTCATCTTTTCTTTAGTtggtactccttccgtctcaactaagttgatataaaacttttgggcacaaaAATTAAGAAACTGTGTTGAAAAGATGAAGATATGAATAAAGTAACAAAGATATAGATtatagagagagtaaaatatgtgatggaaaaaaataagagtgattgtatgttttgtttttagtcaaaaaagaaaatgaactaACTTAATTTGGATATCtgaaaaaggaatacgactcaacttagtttgAGGGGGAGTAATAAAGTGGACGGTTGTTTGGTTTGTCATATAGCATTTCTTGGTTATGTGTTTATTACGTTTGGTTTGTAGGAAACAAAATACTACTAACTTGAGTTGGCGATTTTACCCTTGTCGCTTTTATATGATGACAATTTTGACCCCTGCATGCACTAAATTTATACTTGCGCTCTTCTCCAATGAACCTAGATAAAGTGAACCCACCCAGCCACCACCATCGCAGCACCACCcgtcttcatcttcatcttcatcttcactgCCACCCTCCATTCCCTCCTGATCAGTCATAAATCCCTAATCGACCAACTGAAATTCACCCTCTTGCCGCTCTCGGCCGCCATACAGTCCCTCCTCCGTCACGCCCACCAAATCACCCCCCAATTCATCCTTCCTCCTCATGCCCTCCTGCTCCTCCCTTGCATCTGCACCAAGCTCGTCACTCACAATCCCAACAACTCCGCGCAAAACTTGCCTAAAGTTCATGCGGTTTTCGTGTAGAAAAgattattctctatcttattttactatttctctattttaattatttattattctatcATTTTACAAAATGAGTGTAGATGACTTTTAATGTGGGATAAAAGAGTAATTTTCTA is part of the Salvia splendens isolate huo1 chromosome 6, SspV2, whole genome shotgun sequence genome and encodes:
- the LOC121809927 gene encoding 40S ribosomal protein S10-1-like; its protein translation is MIISEKNRREISKYLFQEGVCYAKKDYNLAKHPDIDVPNLQVIKLMQSFKSKEYVRETFAWMHYYWYLTNDGIEFLRTYLNLPSEIVPATLKKSAKPLGRPMGGPPGDRPRGPPRFEGDRPRFGDRDGYRGGPRGPAGEFGGEKGGAPADFQPSFRGGNGGGRPGFGRGAGGFGGAPSS